The Salmo salar unplaced genomic scaffold, Ssal_v3.1, whole genome shotgun sequence region TGAGGACAGAAGAGTGAGGTTAGAGTggcctatgttaagccatgagtAGTCATATCCAGGGTCTAGGGGTCAGGGGTCCAGGCCAAGGTCTAGGGGATCCAGGCCAAGGTCTAGGGGTCGGGGATCCAGGCCAAGGTCTAGGGGTCGGGGATCCAGGCCAAGGTCTAGGGGTCGGGGATCCAGGGCAAGGTCCAGGAGTCGGGTGTCCAGGCCAAGGTCCAGGGGTTGGGGATCCAGGTCAAGGTCTAGGGGTTGGGGATCCAGGTCAAGGTCTAGGAGTTGGGGATCCAGGTCAAGATCTAGGGGTTGGGGATCCAGATCAAGGTCTAGGGGTTGGGGATCCAGATCAAGATCTAGGGGTTGGGGATCCAGGTCAAGATCTAGGGGTTGGGGATCCAGATCAAGATCTAGGGGTTGGGGATCAAGGCCAAGGTCTAGGGGTTGGGGATCCAGGTCAAGGTCTAGGAGTTGGGGATCCAGGTCAAGATCTAGGGGTTGGGGATCCAGATCAAGATCTAGGGGTTGGGGATCCAGATCAAGGTCTAGGGGTTGGGGATCCAGATCAAGGTCTAGGGGTTGGGGATCCAGGTCAAGATCTAGGGGTTGGGGATCAAGGCCAAGGTCTAGGGGTTGGAGGTCCAGGCCAAGGGGGTCCAGGCCAAGATCTAGGGGTCGGGAATCCAGGCCAAGGTCTAGGGGTTGGCGGTCTGAGGGTCTGTTGGGCTAGGAGTTTGGTCCAGGGCCTCCAACTTGGGGGCGGTCTGGGGCTCCAAGGGGGTGGTCTAATGGGACTCTGTCCCGACTAAGAAGCCCTCTCCTCGGGGTGAAGTTGACCGTGAGACCCCTCTCTCAGTGTTGTTGTCTGAGCTGGAGCCACTGTGGTGttctgcagacacagacacagtgctGGAGGGGGTGGTAGAGGAGGgggtgtggtggtgctggtggaggagggggaggtttGGTTTTCTCCTTAAAGTCTGTGATGATGACAGTCAGGTCTCCAACCGTGACCTCTAGGTGCTGAGCGCTGCTCCTGTCAATATTTTTTAACCTGGGcctgatggagggagaggagacaggtggaTGTTATAAGcctttgacagagagagagagagagagagagagaggatggggtaaACCACACAAACTGGAGCGCTTATGAAATATGTGGAAACCATATAAAgttcaagtcagaagtttacatacaccttagccaagtacatttaaactcagttttcacaattcctgacatttaatccttgtaaaaattccgtcttaggtcagttaggatcaccactttattttaagaatgtgaaatgtcagaataatagtggagaaaatgatttattttagctttcatttctttcatcacattcccagtgggtcagaagtttacatacactcaattagtatttggtagcattgtttaacttgggtcaaacgtttcgggtagccttccaatatgttgggtgaattttggcccattcctcctgacagagctggtgtaactgagtcaggtttgtaggcctccttgctcgcacatgctttttcagttctgcccacaaattttctatgggattgaggtaagggctttatgttggccactccaataccttgactttgttgtccttaagccattttgccacaactttggaagtatgcttggggtcattgtccatttggaagacccatttgcaatcaagctttaacttcctgactgatgtcttgagatgttgcttcaatatatccacctcatTTTGctccctcatgatgctatctattttgtgaagtgcaccagtcccttctgcagcaaagcacccccacaacatgatgctgccaccccccgtgcttcacagttgggatgacgTTCTTCatcttgcaagcctcaccctttttcctacaaacataacgatggtcattatggccaaacagttctatttttgtttcatcagaccagaggacatttctccaaaagtatgatctttgtcctcatgtgcagttgcaaaccgtagtctggcttttttattgcgggtttggagcagtggcttcttccttgcagagcggcctttcaggttatgtcgatataggacttgttttactgtggatatagatacttttgtagctgtttcctccagcatcttcacaaggtcttgctgttgttctgggattgatttgcccttttcgcaccaaagtacgttcatctctaggagacagaacgcgtctccttcctgagcggtatgacggctgcgtggtcccatggtgttaatacttgtgtactattgtttgtacagatgaacgtggtgccttcaggcgtttggaaattgctcacaaggatgaaccagacttgtggaggtctacaatttcttttctgaggtcttggctgatttattttgattatcccatgatgtcaagcaaagaggcactgagtttgaaggtaggccttgaaatacatccacaggtacacctccaattgactcaaatgatgtcaattagcctatcagaagcttctaaagccatgacatcattttctggaattttccaagctggttaaaggcacagtcagtttagtgtatgtaaacttttgacccactggaattgtgatacagtgaattataagtgaaagaatctgtctaaacaatttttgtacaaattaattgtgtcatgcacaaagtagatgtcctaaccgacttgccaaaactatagttcgttaacaagaaatttgtggattgagttttaatgactccaacctaagtgtacgtaaacttccgacttcaactgtacctttctACTATCATACTACTTTGATACTGCCACACTGACACTAATAATACTAGTAATACTCCCACTATCATACTAATAATAAACACTATCATGctgatactaatcacaccatcatactactactactactcacactatcatagtactaatcacaccatcatactactaatcacactatcatactactaatcacactatcatactgatactaatcacactgatactaatcacactgatactaatcacactgatactaatcacactgatactaatcacactgatactaatcacactgatactaatcacactgatactaatcacactgatactaatcacactatcatactactactaatcacactactaatcacactatcatactactactaatcacactatcatactgatactaatcacactgatactaatcacactgTATAATcatactgatactaatcacactgatactaatcacactgatactaatcacactgatactaatcacactatcatactactactaatcacactatcatactactactaatcacactatcatactgatactaatcacactatcatactgatactaatcacactatcatactgatactaatcacactatcatactgatactaatcacactgatactaatcatactatcatactactactaatcacactaatcacactatcatactactactaatcacactatcatactgatactaatcacactatcatactactactactactaccactaatcacactatcatactacattactaatcacactatcatactactaatcacactatcatactactaatcacactatcatactactaatcacaccatcatactgatactaatcacacaGCTAATcatactgatactaatcacaccatgatactaatcacactatcatactgatACTACTCACACTATCACACtgatactactaatcacaccatcatactactactaatcacactatcacactatcatactactactaatcacactatcatactactactaatcacaccatcatactactactaatcacactgatACTAATCATACTGCTACTAATcacactgatactaatcacacatgatactaatcacactgatactaatcacactatcatactactactaatcacactaatcacactatcatactactactaatcacactaatcacactatcatactactactaatcacactatcatactgatactaatcacactatcatactgatactaatcacactatcatactgctactaatcacactatcatactgatactaatcacactgatactaatcacactatcatactactactaatcacactactaaatcacactatcatactactactaatcacactatcatactgatactaatcacactatcatactactactacaattactaccactaatcacactatcatactactactaatcacactatcatctactactaatcacactatcatactactaatcacactatcatactactaatcacaccatcatactactaatcacactatcatactactaatcacaccatcatactactactactaatcacaccatcatactactaatcacaccatcatacttactaatcacaccatcatactgctactaatcacaccatcatctactactactaatcacaccatcatactactaatcacactatcatactgatactaatcacaccatcatactactactaatcacactatcacactcgatactactaatcacactatcatactactactaatcacactatcattactactaatcacactatcatactactaatcacactatcatactactaatcacacatcatactactactcacactatcatactaccactaatcacactatcatactaccactaatcacactatcatactactaatcacaccatcatactactaatcacaccatcatactgatactaatcacaccatcacactgatactaatcacactatcatactgatactaatcacactatcatactgatactaatcacactatcatactgatactaatcacactgatactaatcacactatcatactgatactaatcacactgatactaatcacaccatcatactgatactaatcacactgatactaatcacactgatactaatcacaccatcatactgatactaatcacaccatcatactactactactactactaatcatactacta contains the following coding sequences:
- the LOC123739463 gene encoding YY1-associated factor 2, with translation MGDKKSPTRPKRQPKPSAEEGNWDCSVCTYKNTAEAFKCMMCDVRKGTSTRKPRPVSQLVAQRVAPQFASPTLLPKKDKKDRTDQEKNDKEPTVKKNSHKKMRPRLKNIDRSSAQHLEVTVGDLTVIITDFKEKTKPPPPPPAPPHPLLYHPLQHYLDLDPQLLDLDLDPQPLDLDLDPQPLDLGLDTRLLDLALDPRPLDLGLDPRPLDLGLDPRPLDLGLDPLDLGLDP